Within the [Enterobacter] lignolyticus SCF1 genome, the region ATCCCGTGATAGCCGCCGGAGAAGCTGATCACGCCGGAACGGCCGGTCACTTTTTTCGCCAGCTTCAGCGCCGCTTCAACGGCGTCCGCGCCGGAAGGCCCGGTGAACTGCAGGCAATATTCTTTGCCCTGACCCGGCAGCAGAGAGAGCAGATAAGCGGAAAACTCATCTTTTAACGGCGTGGTCAGGTCAAGCGTATGTAACGGTAAGCCACTGGTAATGACGCTTTGGATGCTTTGAATCACATCAGGATGATTATGGCCCAGCGCCAGGGTGCCGGCGCCCGCAAGACAGTCAAGATATTGTTTACCTTCGACATCGGTTATCCAGACGCCCATCGCTTTAGCGATCGCCAGCGGCAATTTACGCGGGTAGCTTCTGACGTTGGACTCAAACTCAGCTTGTCTGGCTAAAAAGGTCTCATTGCTTTGCGGTAATGAATTAGCAGTCAAAGAATCAATACGGACTTTATCCGTCATCATATCTCTCCTACAACCTGGAATCCTTTTAACTCCGGGTTGAATAAGGGTTAAGGGGGGTAAAAAAACGCGGCTAATATATGCGTTTTCAGCAGCGGACTCAATCTTTTATTTTGTGTGGGCTTTTATGTCATTTTCTTTAAAAATCAATGACAAAGTGATGTTTGCGTGCGGTGAGATAACCGTATGAATTGTAACCAATTACTGTTACAGGGCGAGTGCTGGCTGAAATGTGTACAACGTCATGATAAGACTCAGTTTTTAATATTTACGGTTTTCTTATGTTATTAGAAGGTTATTTAAAGCAAACTTCGCCAGCAGCTTGTCATTAAATAATGAGATTTTCCATTGGCTTATCGTAAATGTTGAGGAAAATATCGATCCTGCGGATTAAATCACTTACTATGCCCGCCTTAAAAATCCCAAAACGAAAAAAGGAAGTCACTATTTAGCTATTCATGCGCATCACACCCGGTAACCCGTGAGCGGCAACACAGGTTATCGACAACGGGAGCTGAATCCTGGGTTTTAAGCAGAAATGTTCGCGGGCGGACGTTTCGTAAGGTGAAGAGCACTTCCCTTATGCCGAAATGAAAATTTTCATGCCATATGAGTATGGCGCCCTGATATGAGATTGTTATGACTCGCATTTATCCACACATCATCGTTGCCAAATTTGGCGGCACCAGCGTCGCTGATTTTGACGCGATGAGCCGTAGCGCCACCCTCGTCCTTGCTGATAAAAACGTTCGCCTGGTGGTACTGTCTGCCTCCGCTGGCGTCACTAATCTGTTAGTCGAACTCGCTTCCGGTCTGGAAGGCCCTGTCCGGCTGGACAAAATTGAAACCCTGCGTACCCTGCAATACAACATCATTTCACGTCTGAAGCAGCCCGACGCCATTGGTCAGGAGATCGATCGTCTGCTCGACAACATTAGCCGTCTGGCCGAAATGGCGGCTGATTCCTGCTCAGCCGCGCTGTGCGATGAGTTAGTGAGCCACGGCGAGCTGATGTCTTCCCTGCTGTTTGTCGAAGTATTGCGCGAGCAAGACGTAGAAACGCAGTGGTTTGATGCCCGTAAAGTCATTCGCACCAATGATACGTTTGGCTGCGCGGTACCGGCGACAAGCGCCATTGCAGAGCTGGCGGAAAAACGTTTACGCCCGCGCATTGAACAGGCGCTGGTGGTGACGCAGGGCTTCATCGGCAGCGACGCGACCGGGCAAACCACGACGCTTGGCCGCGGCGGCAGTGATTACACCGCCTCCCTGCTGGCGGAGGCGCTGCACGCCTCACGTGTGGATATCTGGACCGATGTCGCCGGGATTTATACCACCGACCCGCGGATCGTCGCCCAGGCGAAACGGATTGATAACCTCTCGTTTTCCGAAGCCCGGGAAATGGCGACCTTTGGCGCCAAAGTGCTCCATCCGGCCACGCTGCTGCCTGCGATGCGCAAAAATATTCCGGTGTTTGTCGGCGCCAGCGGCAATCCGTCAGCGGGCGGAACGCTGGTTTGCCGCGACGTGCTGGAGCCGTCGCGCTATCGCGCGCTGGCCGTGCGCCGTCGGCAGACGCTGTTAAAATTATCCAGCGTCAAAGCGCAGC harbors:
- the lysC gene encoding lysine-sensitive aspartokinase 3, producing MTRIYPHIIVAKFGGTSVADFDAMSRSATLVLADKNVRLVVLSASAGVTNLLVELASGLEGPVRLDKIETLRTLQYNIISRLKQPDAIGQEIDRLLDNISRLAEMAADSCSAALCDELVSHGELMSSLLFVEVLREQDVETQWFDARKVIRTNDTFGCAVPATSAIAELAEKRLRPRIEQALVVTQGFIGSDATGQTTTLGRGGSDYTASLLAEALHASRVDIWTDVAGIYTTDPRIVAQAKRIDNLSFSEAREMATFGAKVLHPATLLPAMRKNIPVFVGASGNPSAGGTLVCRDVLEPSRYRALAVRRRQTLLKLSSVKAQPAHRFLADTFGILSRHDMALDLVTTSETSIALILDSTSSTSGEADTLTTALLTELSSHCHVEVETGLALVSLIGNALAQATAVCQEVFAELEQHAVRMICHGASSHNLCFLLPAESADSAVKALHRRLLE